One Megalops cyprinoides isolate fMegCyp1 chromosome 4, fMegCyp1.pri, whole genome shotgun sequence genomic window carries:
- the unc119.1 gene encoding protein unc-119 homolog B: MSGPKPRTEMPGNVNGPDTDPASAGPTRDRKPAGGVLKRLKSRRNQPDRRPVTEDELRALGRDITPDEVLGLRAVTRDYLCKPEDNIYNIDFTRFKIRDLETGTVLFEIAKPPNCEPEENDEENGEADSSAGRFVRYQFTPAFLRLRTVGATVEFTVGDRPVNSFRMIERHYFRERLLKNFDFDFGFCIPNSRNTCEHIYEFPQLPEDLIRQMVENPYETRSDSFYFVDNKLIMHNKADYAYNGGQ; this comes from the exons ATGAGCGGCCCTAAGCCCCGAACCGAAATGCCAGGCAACGTTAACGGCCCGGACACCGACCCAGCATCTGCAGGTCCTACTAGAGACCGAAAGCCTGCGGGAGGGGTGCTGAAGAGACTCAAGTCCCGGCGAAACCAACCGGATAGACGGCCTGTTACGGAAGACGAGCTTCGGGCGCTTGGGAGAGACATCACTCCAGACGAAGTTCTGGGTCTGCGGGCTGTCACTCGCG ATTACTTGTGTAAACCTGAGGACAACATCTACAACATTGACTTCACGCGCTTCAAGATCAGAGACCTGGAGACGGGGACAGTGCTGTTTGAGATTGCCAAACCTCCCAACTGCG AGCCAGAGGAGAATGACGAAGAGAACGGAGAGGCAGACTCCAGCGCCGGGCGCTTTGTCCGTTACCAGTTCACACCCGCCTTCCTTCGTCTGCGCACCGTAGGCGCCAC tgtggagtTCACTGTGGGCGACCGGCCAGTAAACAGCTTCCGAATGATTGAGAGGCACTACTTCAGAGAACGCCTCCTGAAGAACTTCGACTTCGACTTTGGCTTCTGCATCCCCAACAGTCGCAACACCTGCGAGCACATATATGAGTTTCCCCAGCTTCCCGAGGACCTCA TTCGTCAGATGGTGGAGAACCCTTATGAGACCCGATCAGACAGCTTCTATTTCGTGGACAACAAACTCATCATGCACAACAAAGCAGACTACGCCTACAACGGGGGCCAGTAG
- the mlec gene encoding malectin, whose amino-acid sequence MDMRRVTVPWGAGLVVAVLSLLAEHCRADGGGPSLAERVIWAVNAGGEAHTDVHGIHFKKDPLEGKVGKASDYGMRLPILRSSPEDQVLYQTERYNEDTFGYEVPIREEGDYILVMKYAEVYFAQSQQKVFDVRLNGHVVVKDLDIFERVGHSTAHDEIVPFSIRRGKLSVQGEVSTFNGKLTVEFVKGYYDNPKVCALYVMKGTLEDVPKLQPHPGLEKREEEEEEEDDGEGGEEGGKKSASTAPKHRVQSGPRTPNPYAADNSSLMFPILVAFGVFIPTLFCLCRL is encoded by the exons ATGGATATGCGGCGGGTAACGGTGCCGTGGGGTGCCGGGTTGGTCGTGGCGGTGCTGTCGCTATTGGCAGAGCACTGTCGAGCGGACGGCGGGGGCCCGAGCCTGGCAGAACGCGTTATCTGGGCAGTGAACGCCGGCGGAGAGGCTCACACGGATGTGCACGGTATTCATTTCAAGAAGGACCCGCTGGAGGGGAAAGTCGGGAAAG CCTCGGACTATGGAATGCGTCTACCCATTCTGCGCTCCAGCCCGGAGGACCAGGTTCTGTACCAGACGGAGCGATACAACGAGGATACATTCGGCTACGAGGTGCCCATCCGCGAGGAGGGTGACTACATCCTGGTGATGAAGTACGCAGAGGTCTACTTTGCCCAGTCCCAGCAGAAG GTGTTTGATGTGCGACTGAACGGCCACGTGGTGGTGAAGGACCTCGATATCTTCGAGCGGGTAGGCCACAGCACGGCCCACGATGAGATTGTGCCCTTCTCCATCAGGCGAGGCAAGCTGAGTGTGCAGGGGGAGGTGTCCACCTTCAACGGCAAGCTCACTGTGGAGTTTGTCAAG ggTTACTATGACAACCCCAAGGTGTGTGCTCTCTATGTGATGAAGGGGACACTGGAAG ATGTGCCAAAACTTCAGCCTCACCCCGGCCTAGAGAAgcgtgaggaagaggaagaggaggaagacgacGGGgaaggtggagaggaggggggtaaGAAGAGTGCCTCAACGGCCCCCAAGCACAGGGTCCAGTCGGGACCCCGAACGCCCAACCCGTACGCGGCCGACAACAGCAGCCTGATGTTCCCCATCCTGGTGGCATTCGGGGTCTTCATCCCCACCTTGTTCTGCCTCTGCCGGCTGTGA